A region of the Bremerella sp. JC817 genome:
GTGCTGACGATCGCCATGCTGGCCGCGTTGGTAGTCGTTGGCTTTATTCTGCAACGCCTGCCAGTCCTCCGTGAAATGAATTGGATGGTCGCGTGTGGTATCCTGGTACTGGCGATCTTCTACGTCCTTTCGCAATATAATGCGATCGTTCGCAGCAACTTCGACACGACCTGTTTCGCCATGGGTATTTGCATCCTGACATCGTTGCTGACAGGGATCTATTGCGGCGGGGCGTTGCTGACATATCTGACCGGCTGGTCGCAGCACATCGAGCCCGGTTTCGTCCGGCTGTTAATCGCGATGTTCGCGTACCTCTGCATTTCGACAGCGGCACTCTTGGCGAACTTTTATTGGAAGCAAACGCTCTTCAATGCTATGGCGCTGAAACGGAAACCGCCGGAGAGCCCCAAGCTAACGCTACTAGACCTGATGATGAAGGTCCTGGCGATCTGTGTCGTGCTGGGCGTTTGGAACCTGGCTCGCCTCCTAGAGAAATCGCACTAGCCGCTTTGGTTCGGCTGGTTCTAAGCGACGGAGACATCGCCGTCGCCTGTTTCATTGACGTCGTCGAAGCGGACGCTCACTCGTTTCGAGATGCCTGATTCCTGCATCGTCACGCCATGCAGCGTGGTCGCAGCGGCCATCGTGGCTTTCGAGTGGCTGACGATCACGAAGCGGGTCCAATCGAGGAACCCGTTCAGCACGTCGACGAAGCGGCCAATGTTCGCTTCGTCCAATGGACCGTCGACTTCGTCCAGAATACAGAACGGGCTCGGACGGAACTGGAAGATCGCCAGCAGCAACGTCACCGCCGTCAGGGCACGTTCACCACCGGAGAGCAGCGAGATGTTCAGCGAGCTCTTCCCAGGTGGAGTAGCGATCACGTCGATCCCCGCTTCCAGGATATCGACCCCTTCTTCAATGATGATGTCGGCAGACCCACCACCAAACACGCGGCGGAACATGACCTGGAAGTTGCTGCGAACGGTCTCCAGCGTTTCTTCGAATAGCCGACGACTGTCGACGTTGATCTTGCTGATGATGCGTTCGAGCGACTCTTTCGCTTCGGTCAGATCTTTTAACTGACCATCGAGTTGTTCGAAACGTGTCTGAAACTCGTCCAGCTCTTGCAGGGCCTGCATGTTGACCGAACCAATGTTGCTGATCTTCCGTCGCAGATCGGCGATCTCTTCGTCGATGGCGGCTCGATCGCCAGGCAGTTCGACCGCTTCAAGATCGAGTTCCGTCTCGGAGATTTCAATCCCGTAGTCATCGCGAAGGCGTCGTTCGAGCGTGCCTCGTTCGTGCCGCAGATCGGTGAAGGCCAGCTCTTTGCGGTGCAATTGATCGTCAGCCGTGCGTTGTTTCTGCCGGGCATCGACCAGCCTGCTGGTATGTTCTGCCTTCTCTTTTTCCAGTTGCTTGCGAACCGAGCGTTCGGTCGCCAACGTTTCCTGCGATTCGTTCAGCATGAGCATGGCCGAAGCGTACTCGCTGGTAGCTCGCAAGATTTCCAACTGCTGGTTCTCGATCTTCTTGCGGTTCTGTTCGATCGAACCATGGATCTCGTCGATCGCCTGCGTACGCTCGGCCAGGTTCTCTTGCAGACGCTGGCTGGTTGCCTCGTGCGACTCGACTTGCTGTTCGGCTCGGGCCAGCTCGACCTTCAAGCCGGTGATCTGGCTACGGCTATCGCTGAGGCTCGCTTCCAGTTCGCCCAGAATTTGCGTGAGTTGTTCGCTGTTGGTTTCCAACTCGGCAATGGTCTGACGGGTCGAAGCGAGTTCGACTTCCTGCTGCTCGAGCTGCTTCGAATCGTTCTCGACGCGGGTCTCGATGGTTTGGCGCTGCTCCAGGCGTTTCGACAGCTCCGAGTCGGCGTCAGCAATCCGCGATTCGAGCCGCTGCTTGACGAGGCGATGCTCCGTCAACACCGACGACGCCTGCTGCTGCTGGCCGACCAGTTCTTCCAACGATTGACGCTGCTGCGACACTGTATTTTGCAAGTCGGTCAGCGAAGCGAGTTTCTTTTCGTGGGCTTCTTCCAGCTTCTCGACTTCGTTCCGCAGCGCTCGCAGTTCACTGCGTCGCGAAATGATACCACCCACGTTCGTCGTTGGGCCGGCATAAACGCGGCCGTCCGCTTCCAACATTTCGCCGTCGCGGGTTACAAACCGCAGCGGCTGCTGGTAACGCTTTCGCAGTTGCAAGGCACTGCGGGCATTGTCGACAAACCAGATGCCACCCAGCAGGAACGAAGCGACCGGCTGAAACTCTTCTTCCGCTTCAACAAAGTCGAGAGCACTGCCCAGCACGCCTGGCTCGTCGCGAAGACCTTCCGGTTCTTCGATGGCCTGGGTAGGCAGTGCCTGCAGATCGAGCAGACCGACACGGCCTGGGAAGATCACTTCGCGTTCGAGTACCTGTTGCAGCAGGTCGCCACTTTCGAGCAGCACCAACTGGGCCGAATCGGCTAGGGCGATTTCGATTAAGCGGGCATATTCGACATCGACACGCACCACGTCCGCCACCAAACCGATGACCGACTGAAACAGCGGCAAGCGTTCGACGCGGGCCCGGGAAAGGACTTCCTTGACGCCGGAGTTCACCCCTTCGCTGG
Encoded here:
- the smc gene encoding chromosome segregation protein SMC — protein: MLKALELHGFKSFADKTRLEFPEGITVVVGPNGSGKSNIVDAIKWVLGEQSAKSLRGKEMADVIFKGSAAHGRKPMNAAEATIVFDNSEGTLPIDAPEVHVTRRVFRSGEGEYLINRHPCRLRDVKDLCRGTGIGTDAYSIIEQGKVDTLLQASPRDRRAVFEEAAGISRFKAKKIETQRRLERVEQNLVRLSDIVEEVGSRYRSIKAQAGKAQKYREYTERLQLLRTVVGMQDWNSLSVRVDQYSSELEDLRKQQASAQEIIATAEAGLEGSEARLFELQSALAEKEEQHARLSQRLATIHSASGMQYRLLIDLEQESGHLSLNLVRNIASLRTLSTELAASKQYLAKSRTQRDVVSADLESVEAATLEVQTEIEAKREQGEANRQQHLELLRHVSTLDNALGAVKARIESDRNQLEGIEKAIERDEVRLEEHRSELEQLTEDEGGLVEHLSTAQADVTDAKGLLRQKEQEAADIQADLDALSRRRAVAAERASVLDELERTSEGVNSGVKEVLSRARVERLPLFQSVIGLVADVVRVDVEYARLIEIALADSAQLVLLESGDLLQQVLEREVIFPGRVGLLDLQALPTQAIEEPEGLRDEPGVLGSALDFVEAEEEFQPVASFLLGGIWFVDNARSALQLRKRYQQPLRFVTRDGEMLEADGRVYAGPTTNVGGIISRRSELRALRNEVEKLEEAHEKKLASLTDLQNTVSQQRQSLEELVGQQQQASSVLTEHRLVKQRLESRIADADSELSKRLEQRQTIETRVENDSKQLEQQEVELASTRQTIAELETNSEQLTQILGELEASLSDSRSQITGLKVELARAEQQVESHEATSQRLQENLAERTQAIDEIHGSIEQNRKKIENQQLEILRATSEYASAMLMLNESQETLATERSVRKQLEKEKAEHTSRLVDARQKQRTADDQLHRKELAFTDLRHERGTLERRLRDDYGIEISETELDLEAVELPGDRAAIDEEIADLRRKISNIGSVNMQALQELDEFQTRFEQLDGQLKDLTEAKESLERIISKINVDSRRLFEETLETVRSNFQVMFRRVFGGGSADIIIEEGVDILEAGIDVIATPPGKSSLNISLLSGGERALTAVTLLLAIFQFRPSPFCILDEVDGPLDEANIGRFVDVLNGFLDWTRFVIVSHSKATMAAATTLHGVTMQESGISKRVSVRFDDVNETGDGDVSVA